The following coding sequences are from one Devosia yakushimensis window:
- the kdpC gene encoding potassium-transporting ATPase subunit KdpC — translation MFDQIRPAIVLTVLLSAVTGLAYPLAITAAAQAVLPGQANGSRIEREGAVIGSELIGQNFTQPGYFWPRPSATGPDAYNAGASTGSNIGPTGKALVDRVAGSVQTMGGGPVPADAVTTSGSGLDPHITPQYAAWQIERVAQARGVEPAEIAEIVARVTEGPALGIFGEPRVNVLRLNLALDEAAGPAEGR, via the coding sequence ATGTTTGACCAAATCCGCCCCGCCATCGTGCTGACCGTATTGCTCTCGGCGGTTACAGGCCTGGCCTATCCCCTGGCCATTACGGCTGCCGCCCAGGCTGTGTTGCCTGGCCAGGCCAATGGCAGCCGCATCGAACGGGAAGGCGCCGTTATCGGCTCCGAGCTGATCGGCCAGAATTTTACCCAGCCGGGTTATTTCTGGCCCCGGCCTTCGGCCACCGGCCCCGACGCCTATAACGCTGGTGCTTCGACCGGTTCCAATATCGGACCGACCGGCAAGGCGCTGGTCGACCGCGTGGCCGGCTCGGTCCAGACCATGGGCGGCGGCCCGGTGCCTGCCGACGCCGTCACCACGTCCGGCTCGGGGCTCGATCCCCATATCACCCCGCAGTATGCGGCCTGGCAGATCGAGCGGGTGGCCCAGGCACGCGGGGTCGAACCGGCTGAAATCGCCGAGATCGTTGCCCGTGTGACGGAAGGCCCGGCCTTGGGTATATTCGGGGAACCACGCGTCAACGTGCTGCGTCTTAACCTGGCGCTGGACGAGGCTGCGGGTCCAGCGGAAGGTCGATAG
- a CDS encoding sensor histidine kinase: MRNDADKRPDPAVLLQLAARETRGKLTVFLGAAPGVGKTYAMLERARGLKAAGTDVVIGLVETHGRGDTAKLAEGIEVLPRQNNGGPYGEFDLDAALIRRPALLIVDELAHSNAPGSRHPKRYQDIAELIGAGIDVWTALNIQHLESLSDLVARIAGVPVRETVPDIVLKRADEVILVDLPPAELIARLNDGKVYLPDNAKRALDGFFKPSTLTALRELALRRAADRVDDQMVDFLRQSAVEGPWATGERLLVCVGADAMSESVVRVASRLASGLNARWLVVSLSRPGAPLPDPVAAERLEETLRLAERLGAETRRETAGDFVDAILRLARREHITQIVIGRSATNRWFRRSLPDALLAGSGEIGIHIVPGEGSTLAPWRPRKRLTLPQWALTLGLPIASVGATTLFGLGLTALVALQNLSMLYLAAVLVSAVIAGRGSALLAAALSFFAYNFFFIEPTGELTVAQPQEVLSLVIFIAVALAAGQLAARLRESADLSRQQARQSQALLDFSRKLSAAHGQESVLDAIASHLHTSLGRPAVVLVPDEGGDLLPAAAWPPDQALGAAELTAARWAFDKKEPAGFLTGTLPQIHYLFRPIISAQRILGVAGLVMGPRDTALGPDEERTWVALLDQSAIALDRARLTRESARASVAREGEKVQSALLSSLSHDLRTPLASITGAVTTLLQLGEKVPPESRQDLLVSIEEETARLTRFVTNLFDMTRIEAGMMSARREPIELAEIIAKSAARARKLHPDLVIETSIAPGLPTAAGDAVLLEQVLFNLLDNARKYGGELPVTVYARAEDGMASIAVTDQGKGIPEAELEKIFDKFYRRIKGDGRPAGTGLGLSIARGLMTAMGGTITATSPAIRKRGTRMTLRLPLAGGKAG, translated from the coding sequence ATGCGCAATGACGCCGACAAGCGACCGGACCCCGCCGTCCTGCTACAGCTTGCCGCGCGTGAAACCCGCGGCAAGCTGACCGTGTTTCTGGGTGCGGCGCCCGGCGTGGGCAAGACCTATGCCATGCTGGAGCGGGCGCGGGGGCTCAAGGCGGCCGGGACCGATGTGGTGATCGGGCTGGTGGAAACCCATGGCCGCGGCGATACGGCCAAGCTGGCCGAAGGCATCGAAGTGCTGCCCCGGCAGAACAATGGCGGGCCCTATGGCGAATTCGACCTCGACGCGGCGCTGATCCGCCGCCCGGCCCTGCTGATCGTGGACGAGCTGGCCCATAGCAATGCGCCGGGCTCGCGCCACCCCAAGCGCTATCAGGATATTGCCGAGCTGATCGGGGCGGGGATCGATGTGTGGACCGCGCTCAATATCCAGCATCTGGAAAGCCTGTCGGACCTGGTGGCCCGCATTGCCGGGGTGCCGGTGCGCGAGACGGTGCCCGATATCGTGCTCAAGCGCGCCGATGAGGTGATCCTGGTCGATCTGCCACCGGCCGAGCTGATTGCCCGGCTCAATGACGGCAAGGTCTATCTGCCCGACAATGCCAAGCGGGCGCTGGACGGCTTTTTCAAACCCTCCACACTCACCGCCCTGCGCGAGCTGGCCCTGCGCCGCGCCGCCGACCGGGTGGACGACCAGATGGTCGATTTCCTGCGGCAAAGCGCGGTCGAAGGCCCCTGGGCGACGGGCGAGCGGCTGCTGGTCTGCGTGGGAGCGGACGCCATGTCGGAAAGTGTGGTGCGGGTCGCGAGCCGGCTGGCTTCGGGCCTCAATGCGCGCTGGCTCGTGGTATCGCTGAGCCGGCCCGGCGCCCCGCTGCCCGATCCGGTTGCGGCCGAACGGCTGGAAGAGACCCTGCGGCTTGCCGAACGATTGGGCGCCGAGACACGGCGCGAAACGGCGGGCGATTTCGTCGATGCCATCCTGCGGCTGGCGCGGCGGGAGCACATTACCCAGATCGTCATCGGCCGCTCCGCCACCAATCGCTGGTTCCGCCGCTCGCTGCCCGATGCCCTGCTGGCCGGTTCGGGCGAAATCGGCATCCATATCGTGCCGGGCGAGGGTTCAACGCTTGCCCCTTGGCGCCCGCGCAAGCGGCTGACCCTGCCGCAATGGGCGCTGACGCTGGGCCTGCCTATCGCTTCGGTGGGGGCCACGACGCTGTTCGGCCTGGGGCTGACAGCGCTGGTGGCGCTACAAAACCTCTCCATGCTCTATCTGGCCGCCGTGCTGGTTTCGGCTGTCATCGCGGGGCGCGGCTCGGCGCTTCTGGCGGCGGCGCTTTCCTTCTTCGCCTATAATTTCTTCTTCATCGAACCCACGGGAGAATTGACCGTGGCCCAGCCGCAGGAAGTGCTGTCGCTGGTGATCTTCATCGCGGTGGCCCTGGCGGCGGGCCAATTGGCCGCGCGCCTGCGCGAAAGCGCTGATCTGTCCCGCCAGCAGGCGCGGCAGAGCCAGGCGCTGCTCGATTTTTCCCGCAAGCTTTCGGCGGCGCATGGGCAGGAAAGCGTGCTCGACGCCATTGCCAGCCATCTCCATACGAGCCTGGGGCGGCCCGCCGTGGTGCTGGTGCCCGATGAGGGGGGCGACCTCTTGCCCGCCGCCGCATGGCCGCCCGACCAGGCGCTGGGCGCGGCCGAACTGACCGCGGCCCGCTGGGCCTTCGACAAGAAGGAGCCGGCCGGGTTCCTGACCGGCACGCTGCCGCAAATCCACTATCTCTTCCGGCCCATCATCTCGGCACAGCGCATTCTTGGCGTGGCGGGGCTGGTGATGGGGCCGCGCGACACGGCGCTGGGCCCCGATGAAGAACGGACCTGGGTGGCGCTGCTCGATCAATCGGCGATTGCGCTCGACCGCGCCCGGCTCACGCGGGAAAGCGCCCGGGCCTCGGTGGCACGCGAGGGCGAAAAGGTGCAATCGGCCCTGCTCTCCTCGCTGTCGCATGATTTGCGCACGCCGCTGGCCTCGATCACCGGGGCGGTGACGACGCTGTTGCAGCTGGGCGAGAAAGTGCCGCCGGAAAGCCGACAAGATCTGCTGGTTTCCATCGAGGAAGAGACCGCCCGGCTCACCCGCTTCGTCACCAATCTCTTCGACATGACGCGGATCGAGGCGGGCATGATGAGTGCGCGGCGCGAGCCGATCGAACTGGCCGAAATCATCGCGAAAAGCGCGGCACGGGCGCGCAAGCTGCACCCCGACCTCGTCATCGAAACCAGCATCGCCCCCGGCCTGCCCACAGCGGCAGGCGATGCCGTGCTGCTGGAACAGGTGCTGTTCAACCTGCTCGACAATGCCCGCAAATATGGCGGCGAGCTGCCCGTGACCGTCTATGCCCGGGCCGAGGACGGGATGGCGAGCATTGCAGTGACCGACCAGGGCAAGGGGATTCCCGAGGCGGAGCTGGAAAAAATCTTCGACAAATTCTATCGCCGCATCAAGGGCGACGGGCGGCCCGCCGGCACGGGGCTGGGCCTTTCCATCGCGCGGGGACTGATGACCGCCATGGGCGGCACGATCACCGCGACCAGCCCCGCCATCCGCAAGCGCGGTACCCGCATGACACTGCGCCTGCCCCTGGCGGGCGGAAAGGCAGGCTGA
- a CDS encoding response regulator, whose translation MMQQRILVVDDEPQIQRFLKPALLAAGFDVETAGSAAEAKRLAATRAPDLLVLDLGLPDGDGKGVIETIRAFSAMPIIVLSARDQETEKIAAFDMGADDYVEKPFGIGELLARIRAALRHAGPQQSQPTERRFGRVLLDLAHRRVLVGDEPVHLTPKEFELFDLLAANPDKVITHRQALIRIWGPAHGEDVQYLRVVIGQLRAKLEEDPKNPRLILNEAGVGYRLAPPLAT comes from the coding sequence CTGATGCAACAAAGAATCCTCGTGGTCGATGACGAGCCGCAAATCCAGCGTTTCCTCAAGCCGGCCCTGCTGGCGGCGGGTTTTGATGTCGAAACGGCGGGCAGCGCCGCCGAGGCCAAGCGCCTGGCGGCGACGCGCGCCCCTGACCTGCTGGTGCTCGACCTGGGCCTGCCGGACGGCGACGGCAAGGGCGTGATCGAGACCATCCGCGCCTTTTCGGCCATGCCCATTATCGTGCTTTCGGCCCGCGACCAGGAGACCGAGAAGATCGCCGCCTTCGACATGGGTGCCGACGATTACGTGGAAAAGCCATTCGGCATTGGCGAGCTGCTGGCCCGCATCCGCGCCGCCTTGCGCCATGCCGGCCCGCAGCAGAGCCAGCCCACGGAGCGCCGGTTTGGCCGGGTGCTGCTGGACCTGGCGCACCGGCGGGTGCTGGTGGGGGACGAGCCGGTGCATCTGACGCCCAAGGAGTTCGAACTGTTCGACCTTTTGGCCGCCAATCCGGACAAGGTCATCACCCATCGCCAGGCGCTGATCCGCATCTGGGGGCCGGCGCATGGCGAGGATGTGCAATATCTGCGCGTTGTCATCGGGCAATTGCGCGCCAAGCTCGAAGAAGACCCCAAAAATCCGCGACTGATCCTCAATGAAGCGGGTGTGGGCTATCGGCTGGCGCCGCCCCTTGCGACATAA